The Daucus carota subsp. sativus chromosome 2, DH1 v3.0, whole genome shotgun sequence genome includes a window with the following:
- the LOC108209293 gene encoding probable pre-mRNA-splicing factor ATP-dependent RNA helicase DEAH2 isoform X1, producing MGTERKRKVSLFDVVDDSAISKLNKTNGAVSNSVNSLINRWNGRPFSQRYYDILEKRKTLPVWHQKDEFFKALKENQTLILVGETGSGKTTQIPQFVLEAVELESQDKRKKYIIGCTQPRRVAAMSVSRRVAEEMDVTIGEEVGYSIRFEDCSSSRTVLKYLTDGMLLREAMTDPLLERYKVIILDEAHERTLATDVLFGLLKEVLKNRPDLKLVVMSATLEAEKFQGYFFGAPLMKVPGRLHPVEIFYTQEPERDYLEAAIRTVIQIHTCEPPGDILVFLTGEEEIEDACRKITKEIGNFGDTAGPALVVPLYSTLPPAMQQKIFDPAPPPLTPNGPAGRKIVVSTNIAETSLTIDGIVYVIDPGFAKQKVYNPRVRVESLLVSPISKASAHQRSGRAGRTQPGKCFRLYTEKSFQNDLQPQTYPEILRSNLANTVLTLKKLGIDDLVHFDFMDPPAPETLMRALEVLNYLGALDDEGNLTRLGEIMSELPLDPQMGKMLVVSPEFNCSNEILSISAMLSVPNCFVRPREAQKAADEAKARFGHIDGDHLTLLNVYHAYKQNSDDQSWCYENFVNHRALKSADNVRQQLARIMARFNLKLCSTDFNSRDYYINIRKAMLSGYFMQVAHLERTGHYLTVKDNQVVHLHPSNCLDHKPEWVIYNEYVLTTRNFIRTVTDVRGEWLIDIAPHYFDLANFPQCEARRVLEKLYKKREREADAKTKK from the exons ATGGGTACAGAGCGGAAGCGAAAAGTGAGCTTGTTCGATGTGGTTGATGATAGTGCAATCTCCAAGCTCAACAAAACAAACGGCGCCGTTTCGAATAGTGTCAATTCGCTGATTAATCGGTGGAATGGGAGGCCGTTTTCGCAGAGATATTATGATATTCTGGAGAAGAGGAAGACTTTGCCTGTTTGGCATCAGAAAGATGAATTCTTTAAGGCTTTGAAGGAGAATCAGACGCTGATTCTTGTTGGGGAGACTGGGAGTGGGAAGACTACGCAG ATTCCTcaatttgttctggaagctgtTGAATTGGAAAGCCAAGATAAACGTAAGAAGTACATAATTGGTTGCACCCAGCCTCGTAGGGTTGCAGCAATGTCGGTTTCTCGTAGAGTTGCTGAAGAGATGGACGTAACTATTGGAGAAGAAGTTGGTTATAGCATCCGTTTTGAAGATTGCAGCAGTTCACGAACTGTTCTAAA GTACTTGACAGATGGTATGCTATTAAGAGAAGCAATGACAGATCCACTTCTTGAAAGATATAAAGTGATAATTCTTGATGAAGCTCATGAAAGGACTTTGGCAACAGATGTTCTATTCGGACTTTTAAAGGAAGTATTGAAAAATAGACCTGATCTGAAGCTAGTTGTGATGAGTGCTACTCTTGAGGCGGAGAAGTTTCAGGGTTACTTCTTTGGGGCACCTTTGATGAAGGTTCCAGGAAGACTACACCCAGTAGAGATCTTCTATACGCAGGAGCCTGAGAGGGACTACCTTGAAGCAGCAATTCGTACAGTTATTCAAATACATACATGTGAACCTCCTGGTGATATACTAGTCTTTCTTACTGGGGAGGAGGAAATTGAAGATGCCTGTCGGAAGATAACAAAGGAAATCGGCAATTTTGGAGATACCGCTGGACCTGCATTAGTTGTGCCTCTGTACTCCACACTTCCTCCAGCTATGCAGCAGAAAATATTTGATCCTGCTCCTCCTCCTTTGACACCAAATGGTCCAGCTGGAAGGAAGATTGTTGTCTCCACAAACATTGCCGAAACGTCTTTGACTATTGATGGCATAGTTTATGTCATAGATCCTGGATTTGCTAAGCAAAAAGTTTATAACCCACGAGTGCGTGTTGAGTCTTTGCTGGTTTCACCAATATCGAAGGCAAGTGCCCACCAGAGGTCAGGTCGTGCAGGCAGAACACAACCAGGAAAGTGTTTTAGACTATACACAGAGAAAAGCTTCCAAAATGATCTCCAGCCTCAGACATACCCTGAGATTCTAAGGTCAAACCTTGCAAATACAGTTctcactttaaaaaaattaggtaTAGATGATCTGgtccattttgattttatgGACCCTCCTGCCCCAGAGACACTAATGCGTGCATTAGAGGTTCTGAATTACTTGGGAGCCTTGGACGATGAAGGAAATTTGACCAGGCTGGGTGAAATCATGAGCGAATTGCCCCTTGACCCACAAATGGGGAAGATGCTTGTTGTCAGCCCGGAGTTCAACTGTTCGAACGAGATTTTGTCTATATCAGCTATGCTTTCAG TACCCAATTGCTTTGTACGGCCTAGAGAAGCTCAGAAAGCTGCAGATGAAGCTAAAGCTCGGTTTGGCCACATAGACGGGGATCATCTCACACTCTTGAATGTGTACCATGCTTACAAACAAAACA GTGACGACCAGTCATGGTGTTACGAGAATTTTGTCAACCACAGGGCACTCAAGTCTGCAGATAATGTGAGGCAGCAGCTAGCTCGCATCATGGCTAGGTTTAATTTAAAACTCTGCAGCACTGACTTCAACAGCCGGGACTACTACATCAACATTAGAAAGGCCATGTTATCGGGATATTTCATGCAGGTGGCTCACTTGGAACGTACTGGACACTATTTAACTGTCAAAGATAACCAG GTGGTTCATCTACACCCATCAAATTGCCTGGATCACAAACCAGAGTGGGTAATTTATAACGAGTATGTCTTGACAACCAGGAATTTTATCCGCACAGTAACAGATGTTCGTGGTGAATG GTTGATTGATATTGCACCACACTACTTTGATCTTGCAAACTTTCCTCAATGTGAAGCAAGGCGTGTTCTTGAAAAGTTGTACAAAAAGAGGGAGCGAGAGGCAGATGCGAAAACCAAAAAGTAG
- the LOC108207404 gene encoding uncharacterized protein LOC108207404 — translation MDSALLNDESAQQYLDRRLQENDVKGAIEFAIKEQNRFPKLNRLIRFLGNITVQVSPADVEVDWYSVLGVDSSADIKTMKQQYMQLAKDNQLRSKEVHKLLNKAWDTLSNKFSRRDYDIRRKSRQVQPDAFVVKQASSSTQLLQPAPVLHDSSGNKQSSPRPVDSAQAVQMAPDLYNVSENDGRHLTSIPTVTNSTQPIPHVYNLSGNKEPGPRSVSTDTPLIQPALGMHSISGNNRSGLTVIPSDPHLILPQQGQSNIPGNGGSAPNLVPSATQSIHQRPGMYNVSGNVGIGPRLVFSAEESIQPGSGMDNAAGNSRSGPGSISSAQPSILAAPRLYNVWKKIKSNLSSASPSSRSFDPPPGLSSGSGNNPSGLTEVSNAQLFHSAHVNLKRRYEGEDLTSSTSVKVPRTQFKESGICLPPVAGPISTHIKHEKGLSLVEDTGDSSKNVSANNMPAESNGQKGVENEKVIPGVQRETEKVGGSGSKKGNSKKKLADVERNILMEMARNVIINKLKECNASASDNNEHKTADVIEEAATEGPNDDVLKTMEVPDSDFHDFDNDRTKESFAENQVWAVYDEDDGMPRLYALIRKASRRSSKLQVSWLNSAGNMEAELLKWIDSGFHQTCGDFCIQKKQISINLNSFSHRVTGWTKKANLFQIFPKKGDVWALYKNWSPEWNKHTTEEEKHKYEMVEVLSDYDESKGVTIVPLVKVAGLKAVFCKNSDEKEVRMVPKEEIFRFSHQVSSYLLTDQEATNLPNGSKELDPAALPLELLQVIH, via the coding sequence ATGGACTCCGCTTTATTAAATGATGAGAGCGCTCAACAATATTTGGACAGAAGACTACAAGAAAACGATGTAAAAGGGGCCATCGAATTTGCTATTAAGGAGCAAAATAGGTTTCCAAAGCTCAACAGACTTATAAGGTTTCTAGGTAACATTACTGTGCAAGTCTCCCCTGCAGATGTAGAAGTGGACTGGTATAGTGTCCTTGGCGTTGATAGTTCAGCAGATATCAAGACAATGAAGCAGCAGTACATGCAACTTGCTAAAGATAACCAGCTCCGCTCTAAGGAAGTGCATAAGCTTCTTAATAAAGCATGGGATACCTTGTCAAACAAATTCTCCAGAAGAGATTACGATATCAGGAGAAAATCAAGACAAGTCCAACCAGATGCCTTTGTTGTGAAACAGGCAAGCTCATCTACGCAGCTACTTCAGCCGGCACCAGTTCTCCATGATTCTTCTGGAAATAAACAAAGTAGTCCAAGGCCAGTTGATTCAGCCCAAGCAGTTCAGATGGCACCTGATCTATACAATGTCTCTGAAAATGATGGAAGACACTTGACATCAATTCCTACAGTTACTAATTCCACACAACCGATACCTCATGTGTACAATTTATCAGGAAACAAAGAACCTGGCCCGAGATCAGTTAGCACAGATACACCGTTAATTCAGCCAGCTTTAGGTATGCACAGTATATCAGGAAACAACAGAAGTGGCTTAACCGTGATTCCCTCTGATCCACACTTGATTCTGCCCCAGCAAGGTCAGTCCAATATACCGGGAAATGGAGGAAGCGCCCCAAATTTAGTTCCCTCTGCTACACAATCAATTCATCAAAGGCCTGGCATGTACAATGTCTCTGGAAATGTAGGAATTGGCCCCAGGTTGGTTTTCTCAGCTGAAGAATCAATTCAGCCGGGGTCTGGTATGGACAATGCTGCAGGAAATAGCAGAAGTGGTCCAGGGTCAATTTCCTCAGCTCAACCATCAATTCTTGCTGCTCCTAGATTGTACAATGTGTGGAAAAAGATTAAGAGTAACCTAAGTTCAGCTTCCCCATCTTCAAGATCATTTGATCCACCACCTGGTCTGTCTAGTGGCTCAGGAAATAACCCTAGTGGCTTAACGGAAGTTTCAAATGCACAGTTGTTTCATTCGGCACATGTGAATTTGAAGAGACGATACGAAGGGGAGGATCTAACAAGTTCAACTAGCGTGAAGGTTCCTCGCACACAGTTCAAGGAATCAGGCATTTGTTTGCCTCCTGTTGCTGGTCCCATAAGTACACACATAAAACATGAAAAAGGGTTGAGCTTAGTTGAAGACACTGGTGATAGCAGCAAAAATGTGTCAGCGAATAACATGCCTGCTGAAAGTAATGGTCAGAAAGGTGTAGAGAATGAGAAAGTGATTCCTGGAGTTCAAAGGGAAACAGAAAAGGTGGGTGGATCTGGGAGTAAAAAGGGAAATAGCAAGAAGAAGTTAGCGGATGTGGAAAGAAACATTTTAATGGAGATGGCTAGGAATGTGATTATTAACAAGCTCAAGGAATGTAATGCATCAGCTAGCGATAACAATGAACACAAAACTGCAGATGTTATAGAAGAAGCAGCTACAGAAGGTCCTAACGACGATGTACTGAAGACTATGGAGGTTCCAGATTCAGATTTTCATGACTTTGACAATGACAGAACCAAAGAATCATTTGCTGAGAATCAAGTCTGGGCAGTTTACGACGAAGATGATGGAATGCCCCGACTATATGCTCTGATCCGGAAAGCATCAAGGAGGTCATCTAAGCTGCAAGTCAGTTGGCTCAACTCTGCAGGCAACATGGAGGCGGAATTATTAAAGTGGATCGATTCTGGATTTCACCAAACCTGCGGCGACTTCTGTATTCAGAAGAAACAGATCAGTATTAATTTAAACTCATTCTCTCACAGAGTCACAGGATGGACGAAAAAAGCAAATTTATTTCAGATCTTCCCAAAGAAAGGCGACGTGTGGGCGCTCTACAAGAACTGGTCTCCTGAATGGAATAAGCATACAACAGAGGAAGAAAAGCACAAATATGAGATGGTGGAAGTACTTTCAGATTACGACGAAAGTAAAGGTGTAACAATTGTTCCTCTGGTGAAAGTTGCTGGATTGAAGGCTGTGTTTTGCAAGAATTCGGATGAGAAAGAAGTGAGGATGGTACCCAAAGAAGAGATATTTCGATTTTCTCATCAGGTAAGTTCTTACCTTCTTACGGACCAAGAAGCTACAAATCTTCCAAACGGTTCCAAGGAGCTCGATCCTGCAGCTTTGCCATTAGAGCTTCTACAAGTTATACATTAA
- the LOC108209293 gene encoding probable pre-mRNA-splicing factor ATP-dependent RNA helicase DEAH2 isoform X2, with translation MGTERKRKVSLFDVVDDSAISKLNKTNGAVSNSVNSLINRWNGRPFSQRYYDILEKRKTLPVWHQKDEFFKALKENQTLILVGETGSGKTTQIPQFVLEAVELESQDKRKKYIIGCTQPRRVAAMSVSRRVAEEMDVTIGEEVGYSIRFEDCSSSRTVLKYLTDGMLLREAMTDPLLERYKVIILDEAHERTLATDVLFGLLKEVLKNRPDLKLVVMSATLEAEKFQGYFFGAPLMKVPGRLHPVEIFYTQEPERDYLEAAIRTVIQIHTCEPPGDILVFLTGEEEIEDACRKITKEIGNFGDTAGPALVVPLYSTLPPAMQQKIFDPAPPPLTPNGPAGRKIVVSTNIAETSLTIDGIVYVIDPGFAKQKVYNPRVRVESLLVSPISKASAHQRSGRAGRTQPGKCFRLYTEKSFQNDLQPQTYPEILRSNLANTVLTLKKLGIDDLVHFDFMDPPAPETLMRALEVLNYLGALDDEGNLTRLGEIMSELPLDPQMGKMLVVSPEFNCSNEILSISAMLSVSQFSLLKQWYRLASMHLLTYRGPPL, from the exons ATGGGTACAGAGCGGAAGCGAAAAGTGAGCTTGTTCGATGTGGTTGATGATAGTGCAATCTCCAAGCTCAACAAAACAAACGGCGCCGTTTCGAATAGTGTCAATTCGCTGATTAATCGGTGGAATGGGAGGCCGTTTTCGCAGAGATATTATGATATTCTGGAGAAGAGGAAGACTTTGCCTGTTTGGCATCAGAAAGATGAATTCTTTAAGGCTTTGAAGGAGAATCAGACGCTGATTCTTGTTGGGGAGACTGGGAGTGGGAAGACTACGCAG ATTCCTcaatttgttctggaagctgtTGAATTGGAAAGCCAAGATAAACGTAAGAAGTACATAATTGGTTGCACCCAGCCTCGTAGGGTTGCAGCAATGTCGGTTTCTCGTAGAGTTGCTGAAGAGATGGACGTAACTATTGGAGAAGAAGTTGGTTATAGCATCCGTTTTGAAGATTGCAGCAGTTCACGAACTGTTCTAAA GTACTTGACAGATGGTATGCTATTAAGAGAAGCAATGACAGATCCACTTCTTGAAAGATATAAAGTGATAATTCTTGATGAAGCTCATGAAAGGACTTTGGCAACAGATGTTCTATTCGGACTTTTAAAGGAAGTATTGAAAAATAGACCTGATCTGAAGCTAGTTGTGATGAGTGCTACTCTTGAGGCGGAGAAGTTTCAGGGTTACTTCTTTGGGGCACCTTTGATGAAGGTTCCAGGAAGACTACACCCAGTAGAGATCTTCTATACGCAGGAGCCTGAGAGGGACTACCTTGAAGCAGCAATTCGTACAGTTATTCAAATACATACATGTGAACCTCCTGGTGATATACTAGTCTTTCTTACTGGGGAGGAGGAAATTGAAGATGCCTGTCGGAAGATAACAAAGGAAATCGGCAATTTTGGAGATACCGCTGGACCTGCATTAGTTGTGCCTCTGTACTCCACACTTCCTCCAGCTATGCAGCAGAAAATATTTGATCCTGCTCCTCCTCCTTTGACACCAAATGGTCCAGCTGGAAGGAAGATTGTTGTCTCCACAAACATTGCCGAAACGTCTTTGACTATTGATGGCATAGTTTATGTCATAGATCCTGGATTTGCTAAGCAAAAAGTTTATAACCCACGAGTGCGTGTTGAGTCTTTGCTGGTTTCACCAATATCGAAGGCAAGTGCCCACCAGAGGTCAGGTCGTGCAGGCAGAACACAACCAGGAAAGTGTTTTAGACTATACACAGAGAAAAGCTTCCAAAATGATCTCCAGCCTCAGACATACCCTGAGATTCTAAGGTCAAACCTTGCAAATACAGTTctcactttaaaaaaattaggtaTAGATGATCTGgtccattttgattttatgGACCCTCCTGCCCCAGAGACACTAATGCGTGCATTAGAGGTTCTGAATTACTTGGGAGCCTTGGACGATGAAGGAAATTTGACCAGGCTGGGTGAAATCATGAGCGAATTGCCCCTTGACCCACAAATGGGGAAGATGCTTGTTGTCAGCCCGGAGTTCAACTGTTCGAACGAGATTTTGTCTATATCAGCTATGCTTTCAG TTTCTCAGTTTTCTCTCTTGAAGCAATGGTATCGTCTCGCCTCTATGCATCTGCTGACCTACCGTGGGCCTCCTCTGTGA
- the LOC108207403 gene encoding uncharacterized protein LOC108207403, giving the protein MDSLILDDKSARQYLDRRLQENDVKGAIEFAIQEQNRFPNLNRLLRFLGNITVQVSPAEEEIDWYSVLGVDSSADIKTMKLHYVQLAKDNQLRSKEVHKLLNKAWDTLSNKFSRRDYDIRRKSRQVQQDASVVKQASSSIQLLQPAPVPHDSSGIKQSGPRPVYSAQAVQTAPALYNVSENDGRHLTSIPTVTNLTQPIPDVYNVSGNKEPGPRSVSTDTLLIQPALGMHSISGNNRSGLTMIPSDTHLILPQQGQSNIPGGSRSNLVPCATQSIHQRPGMYNVSGNVGIGPRLVFSAEESFQPGSGMDNVAGNSRSPGSITSAEPSILPAPRLYNVWKKIKSNLSSASPSSRSFDPPPGLFSGSGNSQLFHSPHLNLKRPYEGEDLTSSTSVKVPRTDFKESGICLPPVAGPISTHIKEEKRLSLVEDTRDSSKNVSANNMPTGSNVQHGVQIVSQEEVIPGVRRETEKVGGSGTKKGNSKKKLTDADRNILMEMARNAIINKLKEPNASARDNYEHKPADIIDDAAIEGVKEEELKKMEVPDSDFHDFDNDRTKESFAENQVWAVYDEDDGMPRLYALIRKASKKSSKLQISWLNSASNMEPESAKWIDSGFHQTCGDFCIQKEKIGIEMNSFSHRVAGWMKEANVFQIFPKKGDVWALYKNWSPEWNKHTTEEEKHKYEMVEVLADYDESKGVTIVPLVKVPGFRAVFGKNSDEKEVRMVPKEEIFRFSHQVSCYLLTDQEATNLPNGSKELDPAAMPLELLQVIH; this is encoded by the coding sequence ATGGACTCCCTTATATTGGATGATAAGAGCGCAAGACAATATTTGGACAGAAGACTGCAGGAAAACGATGTAAAAGGGGCCATCGAATTTGCTATTCAGGAGCAAAATAGGTTTCCAAACCTCAACAGACTTTTAAGGTTTCTAGGTAACATTACTGTGCAAGTCTCCCCTGCAGAGGAGGAAATAGACTGGTATAGTGTCCTTGGCGTTGATAGTTCAGCAGATATTAAGACAATGAAGCTCCATTACGTGCAACTTGCTAAAGATAACCAGCTCAGGTCGAAGGAAGTGCATAAGCTTCTTAATAAAGCATGGGATACATTGTCAAACAAATTCTCCAGAAGAGATTACGATATCAGGAGAAAATCAAGACAAGTCCAACAGGATGCCTCTGTTGTGAAACAGGCAAGCTCATCTATACAGCTACTTCAGCCGGCACCTGTTCCCCATGATTCTTCTGGAATTAAACAAAGTGGTCCAAGGCCAGTTTATTCAGCACAAGCAGTTCAGACGGCACCTGCTCTATACAATGTCTCTGAAAATGATGGAAGACACTTGACATCAATTCCTACAGTTACTAATTTAACACAACCAATACCTGATGTGTACAATGTATCAGGAAATAAGGAACCTGGCCCTAGATCAGTCAGCACAGATACACTGTTAATTCAGCCAGCTTTAGGTATGCACAGTATATCGGGAAACAACAGAAGTGGCTTAACCATGATTCCCTCTGATACACACTTGATTCTGCCACAGCAAGGTCAGTCCAATATACCGGGAGGAAGTCGCTCAAATTTAGTTCCCTGTGCTACACAATCAATTCATCAAAGGCCTGGCATGTACAATGTATCTGGAAATGTAGGAATTGGCCCCAGGTTAGTTTTCTCAGCTGAAGAATCATTTCAGCCAGGGTCTGGTATGGACAATGTTGCAGGAAATAGCAGAAGTCCAGGGTCAATTACCTCAGCTGAACCATCAATTCTTCCTGCTCCTAGATTATACAATGTGTGGAAAAAGATTAAGAGTAACCTAAGTTCAGCTTCCCCATCTTCAAGATCATTTGATCCACCACCTGGTCTGTTCAGTGGTTCAGGAAATTCACAGTTGTTTCATTCGCCACATTTGAATTTGAAGAGACCATACGAAGGGGAGGATCTAACAAGTTCAACTAGCGTGAAGGTTCCTCGCACAGATTTTAAGGAATCAGGCATTTGTTTGCCTCCTGTCGCTGGTCCCATAAGTACACacataaaagaagaaaaaaggcTGAGCTTAGTTGAAGACACTCGTGATAGCAGCAAAAATGTGTCAGCAAATAACATGCCCACCGGAAGTAATGTTCAGCATGGTGTACAGATTGTATCACAAGAAGAAGTGATTCCGGGAGTTAGGAGGGAAACAGAAAAGGTGGGTGGATCTGGGACTAAAAAGGGGAACAGCAAGAAGAAGTTAACGGATGCAGATAGAAACATTTTAATGGAGATGGCTAGGAATGCGATTATTAACAAGCTCAAGGAACCTAATGCATCAGCTAGGGATAACTATGAACACAAACCTGCTGATATTATAGATGACGCAGCTATAGAGGGTGTCAAAGAAGAAGAGTTGAAGAAAATGGAGGTTCCAGATTCTGATTTTCATGACTTTGACAATGACAGAACCAAAGAATCATTTGCTGAGAATCAAGTCTGGGCAGTTtacgatgaagatgatggaatgCCTCGTCTATATGCTCTAATCCGGAAAGCATCAAAGAAATCATCTAAGCTGCAAATCAGTTGGCTCAACTCTGCAAGCAACATGGAGCCGGAATCAGCAAAATGGATAGATTCTGGATTTCACCAAACGTGCGGAGACTTCTGCATCCAGAAGGAGAAGATCGGTATAGAAATGAACTCATTCTCTCACAGGGTCGCAGGGTGGATGAAAGAAGCAAATGTATTTCAAATCTTCCCCAAGAAAGGCGACGTGTGGGCGCTCTACAAGAACTGGTCTCCTGAATGGAATAAGCACACAACAGAGGAAGAAAAGCACAAGTATGAGATGGTGGAAGTACTTGCAGATTACGACGAAAGTAAGGGTGTGACAATTGTTCCTCTGGTGAAAGTTCCTGGATTTAGGGCTGTGTTTGGCAAGAATTCGGATGAGAAAGAAGTGAGGATGGTACccaaagaagaaatatttcgATTTTCTCATCAGGTAAGTTGTTACCTTCTGACGGACCAAGAAGCTACAAATCTTCCAAACGGTTCCAAGGAGCTCGATCCTGCAGCTATGCCATTAGAGCTTCTCCAAGTCATACATTAA